A genome region from Paracoccus stylophorae includes the following:
- a CDS encoding cell division/cell wall cluster transcriptional repressor MraZ, producing MARKFRGTETVKVDSKGRMSVPARMRKQFEQCDPAFSTSNTGRAQLVVVYGPDWWNWLELYTIEAIEEIDAQIDRMQRGSVERRWLEQLMNAQSVDLEIDREGRLMLPQKLREKLGFDSGVEVDFAASGDYLKVYRPDSPPKDIQEVEDFAASKGPGFDPRSLAGPPQGTDEG from the coding sequence GTGGCGCGCAAGTTCAGGGGCACCGAGACCGTCAAGGTCGACAGCAAGGGCCGCATGTCGGTCCCCGCCCGGATGCGCAAGCAGTTCGAACAATGCGACCCGGCCTTTTCGACATCCAACACCGGACGCGCGCAGCTGGTCGTGGTCTATGGACCGGACTGGTGGAACTGGCTGGAGCTTTACACCATCGAGGCCATCGAGGAGATCGACGCGCAAATCGACCGGATGCAGCGCGGCAGCGTCGAGCGGCGCTGGCTGGAACAGCTGATGAACGCGCAGTCCGTCGATCTTGAGATCGACCGCGAAGGCCGGCTGATGCTGCCGCAGAAGCTGCGCGAAAAGCTGGGTTTCGACAGCGGGGTCGAGGTCGATTTCGCGGCCAGCGGCGATTACCTCAAGGTGTATCGCCCCGATTCGCCCCCCAAGGACATTCAGGAGGTCGAGGATTTCGCGGCCTCCAAGGGGCCGGGTTTCGATCCGCGCAGCCTGGCCGGTCCGCCCCAGGGCACGGACGAGGGCTGA
- the rsmH gene encoding 16S rRNA (cytosine(1402)-N(4))-methyltransferase RsmH — MAAPHVPVLLKPLLRAVEPVSGIWLDGTFGAGGYARGLLQAGAATVIGVDRDPAVLAMAREWAEEYGDRLRLVEGVFADLDRLAEEVLADEVQDGGRLDGVVLDLGVSSMQLDQAERGFSFLRDGPLDMRMGQDGPSAADLLNRADESTIADVLFHYGEERASRRIARAIVAARPLSRTAELAEIVSSCLPRPKPGQSHPATRSFQAIRIWVNDEFRQLVEGLSAAERALKPGGRLAVVSFHSLEDRIVKRFMQARSNSAGGGSRHAPVADTAPAAFTLPFRRAIGPDPDEMQANPRARSALLRVAVRTHAPAAPVDAGALAMPRLPEKGVG; from the coding sequence ATGGCCGCGCCGCATGTCCCGGTCCTGCTGAAACCGCTTCTCAGGGCGGTCGAACCCGTCTCGGGCATCTGGCTGGACGGCACGTTCGGCGCCGGCGGCTATGCGCGCGGGCTGTTGCAGGCCGGCGCCGCGACCGTCATCGGCGTGGACCGCGACCCTGCGGTTCTGGCGATGGCGCGGGAATGGGCGGAGGAATACGGCGACCGGCTGCGTCTGGTCGAGGGCGTGTTTGCCGATCTGGACCGGCTGGCGGAAGAAGTTCTGGCCGATGAAGTTCAGGATGGCGGAAGGCTGGACGGTGTGGTGCTGGATCTGGGCGTCAGTTCGATGCAGCTGGATCAGGCCGAACGCGGCTTTTCCTTTCTGCGCGACGGTCCGCTGGACATGCGCATGGGGCAGGACGGCCCCTCGGCCGCCGATCTGCTGAACCGGGCCGACGAATCGACCATCGCCGACGTGCTGTTCCATTATGGCGAGGAACGCGCCTCGCGCCGGATCGCGCGCGCCATCGTCGCCGCGCGCCCGCTGTCGCGCACCGCCGAACTGGCCGAGATCGTGTCGTCCTGCCTGCCGCGCCCCAAGCCCGGCCAAAGCCATCCCGCCACACGCAGCTTTCAGGCGATCCGGATCTGGGTCAACGACGAGTTCCGGCAACTGGTCGAGGGGCTTTCGGCCGCGGAACGCGCGCTGAAGCCCGGCGGCAGGCTGGCCGTGGTCAGCTTTCATTCATTGGAGGATCGGATCGTGAAGCGCTTCATGCAGGCGCGGTCGAACAGTGCGGGCGGGGGCAGCCGCCATGCGCCGGTGGCGGATACCGCACCGGCGGCCTTCACCCTGCCGTTCCGCCGCGCCATCGGCCCCGACCCCGACGAGATGCAGGCCAATCCGCGCGCGCGTTCGGCGCTGCTGCGGGTGGCGGTGCGCACCCATGCGCCCGCAGCCCCGGTCGATGCAGGCGCGCTGGCCATGCCGCGCCTGCCCGAGAAAGGGGTCGGGTGA
- the ftsL gene encoding cell division protein FtsL, protein MRSVTYLAVTLLVMGLAFWAYRENYRTQAAISEMGQVQREIAVLREDLGVLRAEWAYLNRPERLRELVDLNFERLQLVPVDSGQFVDLGHVDYPKPPAPPPTQDGQDPTSSEEQP, encoded by the coding sequence ATGCGGTCCGTGACCTATCTGGCGGTGACGCTGCTGGTGATGGGGCTGGCATTCTGGGCCTATCGCGAGAATTACCGCACCCAGGCCGCGATCAGCGAGATGGGCCAGGTCCAGCGCGAGATCGCCGTGCTGCGCGAGGATCTGGGCGTGCTGCGGGCCGAATGGGCCTATCTGAACCGGCCCGAACGGCTGCGCGAACTGGTCGATCTGAATTTCGAACGCCTGCAACTGGTGCCGGTCGATTCGGGTCAGTTCGTCGATCTGGGTCATGTCGATTACCCCAAACCCCCTGCCCCGCCGCCGACGCAGGACGGCCAAGACCCCACATCATCCGAGGAACAGCCATGA
- a CDS encoding peptidoglycan D,D-transpeptidase FtsI family protein, which translates to MIRTPLRPLARILRARARGENPDEIEAENRRLRHEAIQDKARRRAEGRLVLMSACFVLAFGTVGVRMGALASSDPSEPRSQVLSAQILSQRADITDRRGRVLATNLLTHSLYAHPHQMVDPVRAATGLARIFPDLDQARLTRDFTGGRKFMWIKRKISPEQMQAVHDIGEPGLLFGPREMRVYPNGHVASHILGGSGFGAEGVSSAEVLGVAGVEKAFDNWLRDPSHDGAPLALSIDLTVQTAMEEVLSSGMKIMNAKGAAGILMEVATGEVVAMASLPDFDPNDRPRPLLKGDPSDSPLFNRAVQGQYELGSTFKIFPVAQALDLKLINPNSGINSSSPMKIGKYLIHDFHNYGKQLSATDVIVKSSNVGTVRIAQMLGVERQRDFLQKLGLFQPTPVEMVEAPTGQPLVPSRWPAVTAATVAFGHGLAASPLHLAAAYATIANGGRRVTPTLIHGRKRPQGEQVLSPRAAEMAVGMLRQVVTRGTAKQAEVEGYEIAGKTGTADKPRPSGGYYKNKVVATFASVFPASDPAYVLIVTLDEPSVSTAGGGESRTAGMTAVPVAAEIVRRLAPLVGLKARTDEKLPTVAARFQPRVEPAPADGIKLVSNK; encoded by the coding sequence ATGATCCGCACCCCCTTGCGCCCGCTGGCCCGCATCCTTCGCGCCCGCGCCCGCGGCGAGAACCCCGACGAGATCGAGGCCGAGAATCGCCGCCTGCGGCACGAGGCGATCCAGGACAAGGCGCGCCGTCGCGCCGAGGGGCGGCTGGTGCTGATGTCGGCCTGTTTCGTGCTGGCCTTCGGCACGGTCGGCGTGCGGATGGGCGCCTTGGCGTCAAGCGATCCAAGCGAGCCGCGCAGCCAGGTGCTGTCGGCGCAGATCCTGTCGCAGCGCGCCGACATCACCGACCGGCGCGGCCGCGTGCTGGCCACGAACCTGCTGACCCATTCGCTGTATGCCCATCCCCACCAGATGGTCGATCCGGTGCGCGCGGCCACCGGGCTGGCCCGGATCTTTCCGGATCTGGATCAGGCACGGCTGACCAGGGATTTCACCGGCGGCCGCAAGTTCATGTGGATCAAGCGCAAGATCAGCCCCGAACAGATGCAGGCCGTCCACGACATCGGAGAGCCGGGCCTGCTGTTCGGCCCGCGCGAGATGCGCGTCTATCCCAACGGCCATGTCGCCAGCCATATCCTTGGCGGATCGGGCTTTGGCGCCGAGGGCGTCAGCAGCGCCGAGGTGCTGGGCGTCGCCGGCGTCGAGAAGGCGTTCGACAACTGGCTGCGCGACCCCTCGCATGACGGGGCGCCGCTGGCGCTGTCGATCGACCTGACCGTCCAGACGGCGATGGAGGAGGTGCTGTCGTCGGGCATGAAGATCATGAACGCCAAGGGCGCCGCCGGCATCCTGATGGAGGTGGCGACGGGCGAGGTGGTGGCGATGGCCAGCCTGCCCGATTTCGACCCCAACGACCGGCCCCGCCCGCTGCTGAAGGGCGATCCCTCCGACAGCCCGCTGTTCAATCGCGCGGTGCAGGGCCAGTACGAGCTGGGATCGACCTTCAAGATCTTTCCGGTCGCGCAGGCGCTGGACCTGAAGCTGATCAACCCCAATTCGGGCATCAATTCGTCCAGCCCGATGAAGATCGGCAAATACCTGATCCACGATTTCCACAATTACGGCAAACAGTTGAGTGCGACGGACGTGATCGTGAAATCCTCGAACGTGGGCACGGTGCGGATCGCGCAGATGCTGGGGGTCGAGCGGCAGCGGGACTTTCTGCAGAAACTGGGCCTGTTCCAGCCGACCCCGGTCGAGATGGTCGAGGCCCCGACCGGACAGCCGCTGGTGCCGTCGCGCTGGCCGGCGGTGACGGCGGCGACGGTGGCCTTCGGGCACGGGCTTGCCGCCAGCCCGCTGCATCTGGCCGCCGCCTATGCGACCATCGCCAATGGCGGCAGGCGGGTGACGCCCACGCTGATCCACGGCCGCAAGCGGCCGCAGGGCGAACAGGTCCTGTCGCCGCGCGCGGCCGAGATGGCGGTGGGGATGCTGCGGCAGGTGGTGACGCGCGGCACCGCCAAACAGGCCGAGGTCGAGGGATACGAGATCGCCGGCAAGACCGGCACCGCCGACAAGCCGCGCCCCTCGGGCGGGTATTACAAGAACAAGGTGGTCGCCACCTTCGCCTCGGTCTTTCCGGCCAGCGATCCGGCCTATGTGCTGATCGTGACGCTGGACGAACCCTCGGTCTCGACTGCGGGCGGCGGTGAAAGCCGCACCGCAGGCATGACCGCCGTGCCGGTCGCGGCCGAGATCGTGCGCCGGCTTGCGCCGCTGGTCGGGCTGAAGGCGCGGACGGACGAAAAGCTGCCGACGGTCGCCGCCCGCTTTCAGCCGCGTGTTGAACCTGCGCCCGCCGATGGGATAAAGCTCGTCTCGAACAAATGA
- a CDS encoding UDP-N-acetylmuramoyl-L-alanyl-D-glutamate--2,6-diaminopimelate ligase, with protein sequence MTGGRVRQGTKTLSQLGLRARDGRDPQITGISVDSRTVKPGHVFAALPGTTLHGGEFIQYALRMDAAAVLTDRAGAELAADLLSEWDGALVVAQDPRAALAGAAALWFQAQPEHVVAVTGTSGKTSVVSFTRQIWQSLGHKAISLGTMGVQGDHEARLAHTTPEPVTLHRVLSEAAQAGVTHAAMEASSHGLDQRRLDGVRVEAGAFTNFSQDHLDYHTDFDDYFAAKALLFNHILEDGEAAVINVDSERGRQMADIARDRGLALTTVGRSDQAMLRILGQRYDATGQDLRFSVAGQPHMVRLPLIGGFQAENVLAAMGLVLAAGDPPEGVLRALPELQTVRGRMQLVAQRDNGAAVFVDYAHKPGAVIAALESLRPHVLGRIVCIIGAGGDRDRGKRPLMGQAARDHADVVIVTDDNPRTEDPAAIRAAVMDGAGPEATEIGDRAEAILRGVDALQPGDALLICGKGHETGQIVGHDVYPFDDAEQASVAVAALDGRI encoded by the coding sequence ATGACGGGTGGCAGGGTGAGGCAAGGCACGAAGACGCTGTCGCAGCTGGGGTTGCGGGCACGCGACGGGCGCGACCCGCAGATCACCGGCATCTCGGTCGACAGCCGCACCGTCAAGCCGGGGCATGTGTTCGCCGCGCTGCCGGGCACGACCCTGCATGGCGGCGAGTTCATCCAGTATGCGCTGCGCATGGATGCCGCCGCCGTGCTGACCGACCGCGCCGGCGCCGAACTGGCCGCCGACCTGCTGTCGGAATGGGACGGCGCGCTGGTCGTGGCGCAGGACCCGCGGGCGGCGCTGGCCGGTGCCGCCGCGCTGTGGTTTCAGGCGCAGCCCGAGCATGTGGTCGCGGTCACGGGCACGTCGGGCAAGACCTCGGTCGTCAGCTTCACCCGCCAGATCTGGCAATCCCTGGGCCACAAGGCGATCAGCCTGGGCACGATGGGCGTGCAGGGCGATCACGAGGCGCGGCTGGCCCATACCACGCCCGAACCCGTGACCCTGCATCGCGTGCTGTCCGAGGCCGCGCAGGCGGGCGTCACCCATGCCGCGATGGAGGCGTCAAGCCACGGGCTGGACCAGCGGCGTCTGGACGGGGTCCGGGTCGAGGCCGGCGCGTTCACAAATTTCAGCCAGGATCACCTGGATTATCACACCGATTTCGACGACTATTTCGCCGCCAAGGCGCTGCTTTTCAACCACATTCTGGAAGACGGCGAGGCTGCGGTCATCAACGTCGACAGCGAGCGCGGCCGCCAGATGGCCGACATTGCGCGGGATCGCGGGCTGGCGCTGACGACCGTCGGACGCAGCGATCAGGCGATGCTGCGCATCCTTGGCCAGCGTTACGATGCGACCGGGCAGGATCTGCGCTTTTCGGTGGCGGGTCAGCCGCACATGGTCCGCCTGCCGCTGATCGGCGGGTTTCAGGCCGAAAACGTGCTGGCCGCGATGGGGCTGGTGCTGGCGGCGGGCGATCCGCCCGAAGGCGTGCTGCGCGCGCTGCCGGAATTGCAGACCGTGCGCGGCCGGATGCAGCTGGTCGCGCAGCGCGACAACGGCGCAGCGGTGTTCGTGGACTATGCCCACAAGCCCGGCGCGGTGATCGCCGCGCTGGAATCGCTGCGCCCGCATGTGCTGGGCCGCATCGTCTGCATCATCGGCGCGGGCGGCGACCGCGACCGGGGCAAGCGGCCGCTGATGGGTCAGGCGGCGCGCGATCATGCCGACGTGGTGATCGTGACCGACGACAACCCCCGCACCGAAGACCCGGCCGCCATCCGCGCCGCCGTGATGGACGGCGCCGGCCCCGAGGCGACCGAAATCGGCGACCGGGCCGAGGCGATCCTGCGCGGTGTCGATGCGCTGCAACCGGGCGATGCGCTGCTGATCTGCGGCAAGGGACACGAGACCGGCCAGATCGTCGGCCACGATGTCTATCCGTTCGACGATGCCGAACAGGCCTCGGTCGCCGTCGCGGCGCTGGACGGCCGCATATGA